One Dictyostelium discoideum AX4 chromosome 3 chromosome, whole genome shotgun sequence genomic region harbors:
- the vacB gene encoding prohibitin domain-containing protein, with amino-acid sequence MIESSSFMKKTSSENSIGSRSNIHEASTFSSEHENGDQSLTISQIVIRSDFANETSERQSKIILERFNEGIKNTAFTDSPVLGRAQPRLDVSYFAMAHRNQIVELFDPRGQRFGTVYSADPTVEIRYLGSVAKTCRYFGSFGKHVLNVPSGHFAKAMTKNRPIIYGEGPHVIIDPTFEFDERYGFVNQQEPFINHSTINILRVPSGKVAKVWIGTQPLILESRREPYVFVDAQFKMVEDTSESGNNKYFKNSSATFMEHGSIKRIIPHTGEVAITYNNGILTIIPPPKDGKPVIIDSPTHNFEGFIQTSLQTCLFPSKETKQQAIKDNKNATSDEVNLKIFQTRDSLRVGVVLVVAFRIVDPEIALTKLGKEGIINHIENVSFADMGKAIQLSTLQEIMYFNDTKPSANSTNETVHTIQDRVKSHLARDLCEYGIELARLQIETMKVLDSEIAKKLAGQSVTSAEFTTKQATLVKEYDIKTTEARLKAETDNIALEQKGKAIIAEAQAKLESAQKQAQALLITAEAQKKVQEMQGELFTKYPILAEIELAKIKSEALKSATLYITPQDAGNFMNSPLVYMDRLLGHQQKLEK; translated from the coding sequence atgattgaaagTAGTtcatttatgaaaaaaacaTCATctgaaaattcaattggtaGTCGTTCTAATATTCATGAAGCTTCAACATTTTCTTCAGAACATGAAAATGGTGATCAATCCCTTACCATTTCACAAATTGTAATTAGATCAGATTTTGCCAATGAAACATCAGAGAGACAATcgaaaattattttagaGAGATTCAATGAAGGTATAAAGAATACAGCATTCACCGATTCTCCAGTATTGGGTCGTGCTCAACCTCGTCTTGATGTTAGTTATTTTGCAATGGCACATCGTAATCAAATTGTAGAGTTATTCGATCCACGTGGTCAACGTTTTGGTACAGTTTATTCAGCTGATCCAACTGTTGAAATTAGATATCTTGGCTCAGTTGCAAAAACATGTCGTTATTTCGGCTCATTCGGTAAACACGTTTTAAATGTCCCTTCTGGTCATTTTGCAAAAGCAATGACAAAGAATCGTCCAATAATTTATGGTGAAGGTCCACATGTAATTATTGACCCAAcctttgaatttgatgaaagATATGGTTTCGTTAATCAACAAGAACCATTTATAAACCATTCAACCATTAACATTCTTCGTGTTCCATCTGGTAAAGTCGCAAAAGTTTGGATTGGTACTCAACCATTAATTTTAGAATCTCGTCGTGAACCATACGTTTTTGTTGATGCTCAATTTAAAATGGTTGAAGATACTAGTGaaagtggtaataataaatactttaaaaattcatcagCTACATTTATGGAACAtggttcaattaaaagaattattccACATACTGGTGAAGTTGCAATCACATATAACAATGGTATTTTAACAATTATTCCACCACCAAAAGATGGTAAACCAGTTATTATCGATTCTCCAACTCATAATTTCGAAGGTTTCATTCAAACAAGTTTACAAACTTGTTTATTCCCATCAAAAGAAACTAAACAACAAGctattaaagataataaaaatgcgACATCTGATGaagttaatttaaaaattttccaAACTAGAGATTCACTTCgtgttggtgttgtattGGTAGTTGCATTTAGAATTGTTGACCCAGAAATTGCACTCACTAAATTAGGTAAAGAAGGTATTATCAATcatattgaaaatgtttcATTCGCCGATATGGGTAAAGCAATTCAATTAAGTACTTTACAAGAGATTATGTATTTCAATGATACAAAACCATCTGCTAACTCCACCAATGAAACTGTACACACAATTCAAGATCGTGTAAAATCTCATTTAGCAAGAGATTTATGTGAATATGGTATCGAATTAGCTCGTCTTCAAATTGAAACAATGAAAGTTTTGGATTCCGAAATCGCTAAAAAACTTGCTGGTCAATCAGTTACATCTGCTGAATTCACAACCAAACAAGCAACACTTGTAAAAGAATATGATATCAAAACCACTGAAGCTCGTCTTAAAGCTGAAACCGATAATATTGCATTAGAACAAAAAGGTAAAGCAATTATTGCAGAAGCTCAAGCAAAATTAGAATCTGCTCAAAAACAAGCTCAAGCATTACTAATTACTGCTGAAGCTCAAAAGAAAGTTCAAGAAATGCAAGGtgaattatttacaaaatatcCAATTCTCGCTGAAATTGAATTggctaaaattaaatcagaAGCTCTTAAAAGTGCAACACTTTATATTACTCCTCAA